A single window of Rhodoligotrophos appendicifer DNA harbors:
- a CDS encoding DEAD/DEAH box helicase, which produces MGFTTSSPVLARALSERNYDTETPVQSAVLAANAQGRDLLVSAQTGSGKTVAFGLAIGETLLQGAETFGPAGAPLALIVAPTRELALQVHRELTWLYSYTQAKIVSCVGGMDPRREQRALAEGAHIVVGTPGRLRDHLERRRLDVSALKALVLDEADEMLDLGFREDLEFILETTPSSRRSLLFSATLPRAITALAKRYQNDALRIEVKNSEGGHADIDYRAVRIAPKEMELVVVNLLRFHEVSSAIVFCNTRETVRHLQAILQERGFSTVALSGELGQSERNQALQALRDGRARVCVATDVAARGIDLPSLGLVIHAELPHDSEGLQHRSGRTGRAGRKGISVVLVPTSQRHKAERLFAGARIAAEWGGPPAAEDIRDRDQARMLEDPLLREPPAEEDIALGQALLAEHPPERLASAFIRLYRSQLPAPEEVTDPGEGPGKRQRASTGFVQEAGRWFRVAVGRSKNADPKWLLPMLCKRGNVTKRDIGAIRIFEHETAVEIATAAADGFAATATRPPEKGEPRIEPMAEAPSGAREPRKTFDKPRDGANPRVRANKKFAAKRVAKKAG; this is translated from the coding sequence GTGGGTTTCACGACTTCCAGCCCGGTTCTTGCCCGGGCACTATCTGAACGTAACTATGACACCGAAACACCGGTGCAGAGCGCCGTGCTGGCCGCGAACGCGCAAGGGCGCGACTTGCTGGTCTCGGCGCAGACCGGGTCCGGAAAGACCGTCGCCTTCGGCCTGGCCATCGGCGAGACCCTGCTGCAGGGCGCGGAGACTTTCGGTCCTGCGGGGGCACCGCTCGCCCTCATCGTGGCGCCAACGCGGGAATTGGCCCTCCAGGTGCATCGCGAGCTTACCTGGCTCTATTCTTATACCCAGGCGAAGATCGTGTCCTGCGTCGGCGGAATGGATCCGCGGCGCGAACAGCGCGCTCTGGCGGAGGGTGCGCATATCGTGGTCGGGACACCGGGCCGGTTGCGCGACCATCTGGAGCGCAGACGGCTGGACGTGTCGGCGCTGAAGGCCCTGGTTCTCGACGAGGCCGATGAAATGCTCGACCTCGGGTTTCGCGAGGATCTCGAATTCATCCTCGAGACCACACCGTCCAGCCGCCGCAGCCTGCTGTTCTCGGCCACTCTGCCGCGCGCCATCACCGCACTCGCCAAGCGCTATCAAAACGATGCGCTACGCATCGAGGTGAAGAATTCCGAAGGCGGGCATGCCGATATCGACTATCGGGCGGTGCGCATCGCGCCGAAGGAGATGGAGCTCGTCGTCGTCAACCTGCTGCGGTTCCACGAGGTGAGCAGCGCCATCGTGTTCTGCAATACCCGCGAAACCGTCCGCCATCTACAGGCGATCCTGCAGGAGCGCGGCTTCTCGACCGTGGCGCTGTCGGGCGAATTGGGGCAGAGCGAGCGCAACCAGGCGCTCCAGGCGCTGCGCGATGGACGGGCGCGGGTCTGCGTCGCGACCGACGTGGCTGCGCGCGGCATCGACCTGCCCAGTCTGGGCCTCGTCATCCATGCCGAGCTGCCGCATGATTCCGAGGGTCTTCAGCACCGCTCGGGACGGACCGGGCGCGCGGGACGCAAGGGCATCTCGGTGGTGCTCGTGCCGACGAGCCAGCGTCACAAGGCGGAGCGTCTCTTCGCCGGTGCCCGCATCGCCGCCGAATGGGGAGGCCCGCCCGCCGCCGAGGACATCAGGGACCGCGATCAAGCCCGCATGCTGGAGGATCCGCTGCTGCGCGAGCCGCCGGCCGAGGAGGACATCGCCCTGGGACAGGCCCTGCTGGCCGAGCATCCGCCGGAGAGGCTGGCGTCGGCCTTCATCCGCCTCTATCGCTCGCAGCTGCCCGCGCCGGAGGAGGTCACCGACCCCGGCGAGGGACCAGGCAAGCGGCAACGCGCCAGCACCGGTTTCGTGCAAGAGGCCGGCCGATGGTTCCGGGTCGCCGTGGGCCGGTCGAAGAATGCCGATCCCAAATGGCTGCTGCCCATGCTCTGCAAACGCGGCAACGTGACGAAGCGGGATATCGGCGCCATCCGCATCTTCGAGCATGAGACCGCCGTCGAGATCGCCACGGCTGCCGCCGACGGGTTTGCCGCGACCGCCACGCGACCGCCTGAGAAGGGCGAGCCGCGCATCGAGCCCATGGCGGAGGCCCCCTCGGGGGCACGCGAGCCCCGCAAGACTTTCGACAAGCCGCGGGATGGCGCCAATCCCCGGGTTCGTGCCAACAAGAAGTTTGCCGCCAAGCGGGTGGCCAAGAAGGCCGGCTGA
- a CDS encoding SDR family NAD(P)-dependent oxidoreductase encodes MSRLLGKVALVTGAGSIGPGWGNGKAMSTLFAREGAQVFAVDINAAAAEETRSIIDDECGTCATFAADVSKSDDVERAVNACLAAFGRIDILVNNVGVVRLGGVVELSEEDWDRANAINLKSVFLTCKHVIPHMLARKSGSVINISSIAAIRYTGIDYASYYATKGAMLSLTRGVALRYAGSGLRANCILPGLMDTPLVYADVARAYDSQEDQAVIKAKRDAMCPTGHMGDAWDVAYAALYLASDEAKYVTGTELVVDGGITAKFT; translated from the coding sequence ATGTCGAGACTGTTGGGCAAGGTCGCCCTGGTGACCGGCGCGGGTTCCATCGGGCCCGGTTGGGGCAATGGCAAGGCGATGTCGACGCTCTTCGCCCGCGAAGGGGCTCAGGTCTTCGCCGTCGACATCAATGCCGCCGCCGCCGAGGAGACCCGCTCCATCATTGATGACGAATGCGGCACCTGCGCCACCTTCGCCGCCGACGTCTCCAAGTCGGATGATGTGGAGCGCGCCGTGAATGCCTGCCTTGCCGCCTTCGGGCGGATCGACATCCTCGTGAACAATGTCGGCGTGGTGCGGCTCGGGGGCGTGGTCGAGCTCTCCGAGGAAGATTGGGACCGGGCGAACGCCATCAATCTCAAAAGCGTCTTCCTGACCTGCAAGCACGTCATCCCTCACATGCTCGCCCGGAAGAGCGGGTCGGTGATTAACATCTCGTCGATCGCCGCCATCCGCTATACGGGCATCGATTACGCCAGCTATTACGCCACCAAGGGCGCCATGCTGTCGCTCACGCGGGGGGTGGCGCTGCGATATGCGGGCAGCGGCCTGCGGGCAAACTGCATCCTGCCCGGCCTCATGGACACGCCGCTCGTCTATGCCGATGTCGCGCGCGCCTATGACAGCCAGGAAGACCAGGCCGTCATCAAGGCCAAGCGCGACGCCATGTGCCCCACCGGGCATATGGGGGATGCCTGGGATGTGGCCTATGCGGCCTTGTATCTCGCCTCGGACGAGGCAAAATATGTGACAGGAACAGAACTCGTGGTCGATGGCGGGATCACCGCGAAATTCACCTGA
- a CDS encoding acetyl-CoA acetyltransferase: MASIVGWAHSTFGKLESEQLEDLIPRIAKEAVKDAGIEFTDVDAIYVGNFGGFEKQSFPAAFALDADPGLRFKPATRVENACATGSAAVHQALNEINAKKSRFVLVVGAEKMTVASGADIGDALLNASYRKTEADTPGGFAGVFARIQDLYQQRYGDQTEATARIAAKNHHNGVENPYAQLRKDFGFDFCNTISEKNPIVVGSIRRTDCSLVSDGAAAIILTDDETAAQMPKAVHFRGVGHAQDYLPMAKRDIVAFEGCTAAWERAHAQAGTSLADLSFVETHDCFTIAELIEYEAMGLTPRGQGARAIKEGWTQKDGKLPVNPSGGLKSKGHPIGATGVSMHIMASLQLLGQAGGMQVKDPELAGIFNMGGAAVANYVSILERLR, translated from the coding sequence ATGGCCAGCATCGTCGGTTGGGCACACAGCACTTTCGGCAAGCTCGAAAGCGAGCAGCTCGAGGACCTGATCCCTCGCATCGCGAAGGAGGCCGTCAAGGATGCCGGCATCGAGTTCACTGATGTGGATGCGATCTATGTGGGCAATTTCGGCGGCTTCGAGAAGCAGAGCTTTCCCGCCGCCTTCGCTCTCGACGCTGATCCTGGCCTGCGCTTCAAGCCGGCCACACGGGTCGAGAATGCCTGCGCGACGGGCTCTGCCGCCGTCCACCAGGCGCTGAACGAGATCAATGCGAAGAAGAGCCGCTTCGTGCTCGTTGTTGGCGCGGAGAAGATGACGGTCGCCTCCGGCGCCGATATCGGCGACGCGCTGCTGAACGCCTCCTACCGCAAGACCGAGGCCGATACGCCGGGAGGCTTTGCCGGCGTCTTCGCCCGCATCCAGGATCTCTATCAGCAGCGCTATGGCGACCAGACGGAGGCGACCGCGCGCATCGCCGCCAAGAACCATCACAATGGCGTCGAGAACCCCTACGCCCAGCTGCGCAAGGATTTCGGCTTCGACTTCTGCAATACGATCAGCGAAAAGAACCCCATCGTCGTGGGCTCGATCCGCCGCACGGACTGTTCGCTCGTCTCCGACGGCGCCGCGGCCATCATCCTCACCGACGACGAGACTGCCGCGCAGATGCCGAAGGCCGTCCACTTCCGCGGCGTCGGCCATGCGCAGGACTATCTGCCGATGGCCAAGCGCGACATCGTCGCCTTCGAAGGCTGCACCGCGGCCTGGGAACGGGCCCATGCCCAGGCGGGCACCAGCCTCGCCGATCTCTCCTTCGTGGAGACCCATGACTGCTTCACCATCGCCGAGCTGATCGAATACGAGGCCATGGGCCTGACGCCGCGCGGCCAGGGCGCTCGGGCGATCAAGGAGGGCTGGACGCAGAAGGACGGCAAGCTGCCGGTCAATCCGTCGGGCGGGCTCAAGTCCAAGGGTCATCCCATCGGAGCGACGGGCGTGTCCATGCATATCATGGCGTCGCTGCAGCTGCTGGGCCAGGCCGGCGGCATGCAGGTGAAGGATCCGGAGCTGGCCGGCATCTTCAACATGGGCGGCGCCGCAGTCGCCAATTACGTGTCGATCCTGGAGCGTTTGCGCTAA
- a CDS encoding DUF3574 domain-containing protein: MTIRTIALAAAVATLLSFGPASAQTMGWPEASSVQTQLYFGLRTTDGTGVSEQEWAQFVFDVVTPRFPEGLTVLNAYGQGRSTPKTGAPIMFSETTKLLILIHPNTADEAAKIEAIKAEYNKRFNQDSVFHVDFPARLVK, translated from the coding sequence ATGACGATCCGCACCATCGCCCTTGCCGCAGCCGTCGCGACCCTGTTGTCGTTCGGTCCCGCATCGGCCCAGACCATGGGCTGGCCCGAGGCCAGTTCCGTGCAGACGCAGCTCTATTTCGGCTTGCGGACCACAGACGGGACCGGCGTGTCCGAGCAGGAATGGGCACAATTCGTATTCGACGTGGTCACGCCGCGGTTCCCCGAGGGCCTGACGGTACTCAACGCCTATGGCCAGGGCCGCTCAACGCCGAAGACGGGCGCGCCGATCATGTTCTCGGAAACCACGAAGCTCTTGATCCTCATCCATCCGAACACGGCAGACGAGGCCGCCAAGATCGAGGCGATCAAGGCCGAATACAACAAGCGCTTCAACCAGGATTCCGTGTTCCACGTGGATTTCCCAGCCCGGCTCGTGAAGTAG
- a CDS encoding bifunctional 5,10-methylenetetrahydrofolate dehydrogenase/5,10-methenyltetrahydrofolate cyclohydrolase — MTDFSHKLLDGRKIAAGMHDAIANDAQALKEVGWPVRLVSIAVGESEPAALYIRNQARVAEKLGIAFEDRFYPETTGADELTGIIQGLNLDPRVSGVIIQRPLPAHIQVRTMQRAVHPFKDVEGMHPSSIGDIVYNDLVMGPCTAVAAVEILKTTALQLEGLEVVVIGHSDIVGKPIAFLLMGAGATVSVCHALTRNLAVHSRAADAVFVAVGKPGLLTGNMLKPGAAVIDIGINQVTAPDGSVKVAGDADFDSCAEVAGWITPVPGGVGPVTVATLMRNAVKAASLQRSAYERHFGATEMVR, encoded by the coding sequence ATGACCGACTTTTCCCACAAGCTGCTGGACGGCCGCAAGATCGCGGCTGGGATGCATGATGCGATCGCCAACGACGCCCAGGCGCTGAAGGAGGTCGGCTGGCCGGTGCGTCTCGTCTCCATCGCGGTGGGCGAAAGTGAGCCGGCCGCCCTCTATATCCGCAATCAGGCGCGCGTCGCGGAGAAGCTCGGCATCGCCTTCGAGGATCGTTTCTATCCTGAGACGACGGGGGCCGACGAGCTGACCGGCATCATCCAGGGGCTCAATCTCGATCCGCGCGTGAGCGGCGTGATCATCCAGCGGCCGCTCCCCGCGCACATCCAGGTGCGCACCATGCAGCGTGCGGTGCACCCCTTCAAGGATGTGGAGGGCATGCACCCCTCTTCGATCGGCGACATCGTCTATAACGACCTGGTCATGGGGCCCTGCACGGCCGTGGCCGCGGTGGAGATTCTGAAGACGACGGCGTTGCAGCTCGAAGGCCTCGAAGTTGTGGTGATCGGCCATTCCGACATCGTCGGCAAGCCGATCGCCTTCCTGCTGATGGGGGCAGGGGCGACAGTGTCCGTCTGCCATGCCCTGACGCGGAATCTCGCGGTTCACTCCCGCGCGGCGGATGCCGTCTTCGTGGCGGTGGGCAAGCCGGGTCTCCTCACCGGCAATATGCTGAAGCCGGGAGCGGCGGTGATCGATATCGGCATCAATCAGGTGACCGCGCCCGATGGGAGCGTGAAGGTCGCGGGAGACGCGGATTTCGACTCCTGCGCCGAGGTCGCCGGCTGGATCACGCCAGTTCCTGGCGGGGTTGGTCCGGTGACGGTCGCAACCCTCATGCGCAATGCGGTGAAGGCCGCCAGCCTGCAGCGGTCGGCCTATGAGCGCCATTTCGGCGCCACCGAGATGGTACGCTAG
- a CDS encoding tungsten formylmethanofuran dehydrogenase — translation MAEAFIGGRRVSLAKAVDQAASLLERAKLPVVTGLGTDTAGLRMAASLARRLSCVIDPAGSGDLLNNLDVLRSTGWMIVSPGEARHRADLFMVIGAGALSAWPEMIDQLMPDATTARIITVGAPDVEGALASRGPEPLRLAASEKTLPGVVAALRARHTGHPISLGDQATASTDALVEALTAARFGVVIWPPGLASPVVEMICGLVKDLNAKTRFSGIPIPARGNGSGVGQSLGWLTGFPTGISFGSGLPAHDPWAHDAERLIASGEADAAVWVEAYGAQGPDWVSRIPTVALVPSGTLFSKTPAVRIDIGTPGIDHDGVDLRAGSGALAFIEASRPSPEPSAHAILTALLDRLGGPS, via the coding sequence ATGGCCGAAGCCTTCATCGGCGGCCGACGCGTGAGCCTGGCCAAGGCCGTGGATCAGGCGGCGTCGCTCCTGGAGCGAGCCAAGCTGCCTGTCGTTACAGGATTGGGCACCGACACGGCCGGTCTGCGCATGGCCGCCAGTCTGGCGCGACGCCTCTCCTGCGTCATCGACCCGGCGGGCTCGGGCGACCTCCTGAACAATCTCGACGTGCTGCGCAGTACCGGCTGGATGATCGTCTCACCCGGGGAGGCACGGCATCGTGCCGATCTGTTCATGGTCATCGGTGCCGGAGCGCTCTCGGCCTGGCCCGAGATGATCGACCAGCTGATGCCCGACGCCACGACCGCCCGGATCATCACCGTGGGCGCACCGGACGTCGAGGGAGCGCTTGCCTCACGAGGCCCTGAGCCCCTGCGTCTTGCCGCCAGCGAGAAAACATTGCCGGGCGTCGTCGCCGCCCTGCGCGCCCGGCATACCGGACACCCGATCTCTCTGGGCGATCAGGCGACCGCATCGACGGACGCCTTGGTCGAGGCTCTGACTGCGGCGCGCTTCGGCGTCGTCATATGGCCGCCGGGCCTTGCCAGCCCCGTGGTCGAGATGATCTGCGGTCTCGTCAAAGACCTGAATGCAAAGACCCGTTTCTCGGGCATTCCCATTCCCGCGCGCGGGAATGGTTCAGGGGTCGGGCAGAGCCTCGGCTGGCTCACCGGCTTTCCCACGGGGATCAGCTTCGGCAGCGGGCTGCCGGCACATGATCCCTGGGCACATGATGCGGAGCGGCTGATCGCATCGGGCGAGGCCGATGCCGCGGTGTGGGTCGAGGCCTATGGCGCACAGGGCCCGGACTGGGTCAGCCGCATTCCCACTGTTGCCCTGGTCCCGTCAGGGACCCTCTTCAGCAAGACGCCTGCCGTTCGTATCGATATCGGCACACCGGGCATCGACCATGACGGCGTCGATCTCCGTGCCGGCAGCGGGGCCCTGGCTTTCATCGAGGCGTCACGGCCCAGCCCTGAGCCGTCGGCGCATGCCATTCTCACCGCCCTCCTCGATCGGCTGGGAGGCCCCTCATGA
- a CDS encoding formylmethanofuran dehydrogenase subunit A has product MIRLKGGRIIDPVRSRDEIGDVWIDGGHIVAAPRGAHAHETHDLAGRIVMAGAIDIHSHIAGGNVNTARLMLPEQHKAHAARPSSTPLSELGWSTSDTGRLYAQMGFTTVVEPAVVPSHALHAHLELSDIPIIDKAGLTVLGNDDFVLKLMRDRQGKAALADYVAHMVATTRSLGVKCINAGGAAAFKDNVRAFGLDDEVPGTGLTSRAIVTALQDATARLGIPHPLHVHCNNLGMPGAAEVALATMEAAGDLPMHFAHIQFYTYGTEGSRGFSSAAGRIAEAVNARKTVTVDIGQVMFGQTVTVSCDVILQYKSRATAHPRKWTLWDGMGDGGGVVPYLYKPSSYHNALQWAIGLELFLLIEDPWRVFFTTDHPNGAPFTTYPEIFALLMDRDLRAEWIARLPASAMETTTLPSITREYTLNDIAVMTRAAPARLLGLTDRGHLGEGGIADISVYTEQKDKAAMFRAADLVFKSGTLVVRDGRVVAEPYGRALTLDLPAPRQMADRLEAFHQATYGLSARYFSVPEAAIGRANPFETVPCASSR; this is encoded by the coding sequence ATGATCCGATTGAAGGGCGGCCGCATCATCGACCCGGTCCGGTCCCGCGACGAGATCGGCGATGTGTGGATCGACGGGGGCCACATCGTCGCCGCGCCGCGCGGCGCCCATGCCCATGAGACCCATGACCTCGCCGGCCGGATCGTGATGGCGGGGGCGATCGACATCCATTCGCATATCGCCGGCGGCAATGTGAACACGGCCCGGCTCATGCTGCCGGAACAGCACAAGGCGCATGCTGCCCGCCCCTCCTCCACGCCGCTTTCGGAGCTGGGGTGGTCGACGTCGGACACCGGCCGTCTCTATGCGCAGATGGGGTTCACCACCGTGGTTGAGCCGGCCGTCGTGCCGAGCCATGCCCTGCACGCCCATCTCGAACTCAGCGACATTCCCATCATCGACAAGGCAGGGCTCACGGTCCTCGGCAATGATGATTTCGTGCTGAAGCTCATGCGGGACCGGCAGGGCAAGGCGGCGCTCGCCGATTATGTGGCCCACATGGTGGCGACGACCCGGTCCTTAGGCGTGAAATGCATCAATGCGGGCGGTGCCGCCGCGTTCAAGGACAATGTCCGCGCCTTCGGGCTCGACGACGAGGTGCCCGGCACCGGTCTCACCTCGCGCGCCATCGTCACGGCACTGCAGGACGCAACGGCCCGCCTCGGCATCCCCCATCCCTTGCATGTCCACTGCAACAATCTCGGCATGCCGGGGGCGGCGGAGGTGGCCCTCGCAACGATGGAGGCCGCCGGCGACCTGCCGATGCATTTCGCCCATATTCAGTTCTACACCTATGGAACCGAGGGCAGCCGCGGGTTCTCGTCGGCGGCGGGACGGATCGCCGAGGCCGTGAATGCGCGCAAGACCGTCACGGTCGACATCGGCCAGGTCATGTTCGGGCAGACCGTGACCGTCTCCTGCGACGTCATCCTGCAATATAAGTCGAGGGCCACGGCTCATCCGCGCAAATGGACTTTGTGGGACGGGATGGGCGATGGCGGAGGCGTCGTGCCCTATCTCTACAAGCCATCGAGCTATCACAACGCCCTCCAATGGGCGATCGGTCTCGAGCTCTTCCTGCTGATCGAGGATCCGTGGCGGGTGTTCTTCACCACCGATCATCCCAATGGCGCGCCCTTCACCACCTATCCGGAGATCTTTGCGCTGCTCATGGACCGGGACCTGCGGGCGGAGTGGATCGCAAGACTGCCCGCCTCCGCCATGGAGACCACGACGCTGCCGTCGATCACCCGCGAATATACCCTCAACGACATCGCCGTCATGACCCGGGCAGCACCCGCCCGGCTGCTCGGGCTCACGGATCGCGGCCATCTCGGAGAGGGCGGCATCGCGGACATCTCCGTCTATACGGAGCAAAAGGACAAGGCCGCCATGTTCCGTGCCGCCGATCTCGTGTTCAAGTCCGGGACCCTCGTCGTCCGCGACGGCCGGGTGGTTGCCGAACCTTACGGTCGCGCGCTGACGCTCGACCTTCCGGCCCCTCGTCAGATGGCGGACAGGCTGGAGGCCTTCCATCAGGCGACCTATGGGCTTTCGGCCCGTTATTTCTCCGTGCCCGAGGCCGCCATCGGCCGTGCCAACCCCTTCGAGACGGTGCCATGCGCAAGCTCTCGCTGA
- the fhcD gene encoding formylmethanofuran--tetrahydromethanopterin N-formyltransferase: MRKLSLNGVAIDDTYAEAFGMRATAIVITAPNLKWARQAAVTMTGYATSVIGCGCEAGIDGTLRRSETPDGRPGVRVLLFAVSTAELQKQLEGRVGQCVLTCPGTACYAGIDGEETLKLGANLRYFGDGWQISKRFSGRHYWRVPVMDGEFVVEATTGLTKAAVGGGNLLFLASGWDQAMAAAQAAVDAIATVRGAILPFPGGIVRSGSKVGSRYKSMVASTNDAYCPTLRGITISALEPEVGSVTEIVIDGLEDACVREAMRVGLHAAASLGPVRGASRITAGNYGGKLGKFLYPLKELLA, from the coding sequence ATGCGCAAGCTCTCGCTGAACGGCGTCGCCATTGACGATACCTATGCCGAGGCGTTCGGGATGCGGGCAACGGCCATCGTGATCACGGCGCCGAACCTCAAATGGGCGCGCCAGGCAGCCGTCACCATGACCGGCTATGCCACCTCCGTCATCGGCTGCGGCTGCGAAGCGGGCATCGATGGGACTCTGCGTCGTTCGGAAACGCCGGACGGGCGGCCCGGGGTCCGGGTGCTGCTGTTTGCGGTCTCCACGGCCGAATTGCAGAAGCAGCTGGAGGGTCGCGTCGGGCAATGCGTGCTGACCTGCCCGGGAACTGCCTGCTATGCCGGCATCGACGGCGAGGAGACCCTCAAGCTGGGAGCCAATCTGCGCTATTTCGGCGATGGCTGGCAGATCTCGAAACGCTTTTCCGGTCGGCATTACTGGCGGGTGCCGGTGATGGACGGGGAATTCGTGGTCGAAGCCACCACGGGGCTCACCAAGGCCGCCGTCGGGGGCGGCAACCTCCTGTTCCTCGCGTCGGGGTGGGATCAGGCCATGGCGGCAGCACAGGCCGCCGTCGATGCCATCGCCACCGTGCGCGGCGCCATCTTGCCCTTCCCCGGCGGCATCGTGCGGTCCGGGTCCAAGGTGGGGTCCCGCTACAAGAGCATGGTCGCCTCCACCAACGATGCCTATTGCCCGACCTTGCGCGGCATCACCATCAGCGCGCTGGAGCCCGAGGTGGGCTCGGTCACGGAGATCGTCATCGACGGGCTCGAGGATGCTTGCGTGCGCGAGGCGATGCGGGTCGGGTTGCACGCCGCCGCCTCCCTGGGCCCGGTTCGGGGCGCGTCCCGCATCACGGCCGGCAATTACGGCGGCAAGCTCGGCAAGTTCCTCTATCCCCTGAAGGAGCTCCTGGCGTGA
- a CDS encoding formylmethanofuran dehydrogenase subunit C, with product MNALTFTLRHAPEQRLDLSLLTPATLAALSQREIERLSIGTTRLPVVVGDMFRLRGSEAGRIRFAGGHERLDMVGHGLAAGEIVVEGDVGQQAGRLMAGGRLVVAGNAGPLLGSGLKAGRIEVKGHAGDRAGGPLAGEMAGMRGGSIQVRGNAGDRAGDRMRRGLLVIEGDAGDYAGSRMIAGTVIIGGQAGAYPGYLMRRGTIILGREPLQLSPSFVDTGEAAPVFLRLLWRSLEQDGFAVAGLEGSTRRLAGDTAMLGRGEMLLPRKAHTVHDTKDVSSAPMAPPQGIGPKPRKKG from the coding sequence GTGAACGCGCTCACCTTCACCCTGCGGCACGCGCCCGAGCAGCGGCTCGACCTTTCGCTGTTGACGCCGGCCACGCTTGCCGCCCTCTCACAGCGCGAGATCGAGCGGCTGTCCATCGGCACCACGAGGCTCCCTGTGGTGGTCGGCGACATGTTTCGGCTGCGCGGGAGCGAGGCCGGGCGGATCCGCTTCGCCGGCGGTCACGAGCGGCTCGACATGGTCGGCCACGGCCTGGCGGCGGGCGAGATCGTGGTCGAGGGCGATGTGGGCCAGCAGGCGGGGCGGCTGATGGCGGGCGGGCGGCTCGTGGTGGCCGGCAATGCCGGACCGCTGCTCGGCTCGGGTCTCAAGGCCGGACGCATCGAGGTCAAGGGCCATGCCGGCGACCGGGCCGGAGGACCGCTGGCGGGGGAGATGGCCGGCATGCGCGGCGGCAGCATCCAGGTCCGGGGAAATGCCGGCGACCGGGCTGGGGACCGCATGCGTCGCGGCCTGCTGGTGATCGAGGGCGATGCCGGCGATTACGCGGGCAGCCGGATGATCGCCGGCACCGTGATCATCGGCGGCCAGGCCGGCGCCTATCCCGGCTATCTGATGAGGCGCGGGACCATCATCCTGGGCCGGGAACCGTTGCAGCTCAGTCCCAGTTTCGTGGATACGGGCGAGGCGGCGCCGGTCTTCCTGCGACTGCTGTGGCGGTCGCTGGAGCAGGACGGGTTCGCGGTCGCCGGCCTGGAAGGGTCCACGCGACGGCTGGCAGGCGACACCGCCATGCTCGGGCGCGGCGAGATGCTCCTGCCGCGCAAGGCTCACACCGTTCACGACACGAAGGACGTGTCTTCGGCACCGATGGCTCCGCCGCAAGGCATCGGGCCCAAACCACGGAAGAAAGGCTGA